A genomic segment from Actinomadura hallensis encodes:
- a CDS encoding MMPL family transporter: MAGLIAGRRTKWAVLALWIVLLVALGPLMGRLGDVEENDAASWLPEGAESTQVVELEEQFRTDETALAVVIYERAGGITAEDRAKAASDAAALQNLPGAQKVQGPIPSEDGKALQTLVPLTDEDFVKAVDEARDLVQRGPPGLSAHVTGPAGGAADQIKVFDTIDGFLLMAAGSVVIVLLLIIYRSPMLWFVPVLSALFALGLAQAFVYLLAKYGDLTVNGQSAGILTVLVFGVATDYALLLVARYREELHRHEDRHEAMAYALHRAAPAIIASAATVAAGLLCLTLAEMNSTAGMGPVAAAGILTALAAMTTLLPALLVICGRWLFWPLIPRYDAKYLRPEAYDAEHGIWSRVAAFVSRRPRALWAATMLGLVVLSLGLGSLKADGLTEAGMFTGRPDSVKGMEAVARHYPAGSGSPAVVIGSASASDEIAAAVRGTPGVAEVGPPATADGLVKYEATLKDPADSAAARTTVDRLRDAVHDVPSADAKVGGTTATNLDVERASERDNLVIIPIVLGVVFLILVALLRALVAPLLMMGTVVLSFLASLGACALIFEHGFGFEGADPGFPLLAFIFLVALGVDYNIFLMHRVREESQVLGTRRGIQRGLTVTGGVITSAGLVLAATFASMVTLPLVFMVEMGFAVAFGVLLDTFVVRSLLLPALSHDLGSRIWAPGRLAKEEPASDQPKVLDPVG, from the coding sequence GTGGCCGGACTGATCGCGGGCCGGCGCACCAAATGGGCCGTCCTGGCCCTCTGGATCGTCCTGCTGGTCGCGCTCGGTCCCCTGATGGGCAGGCTCGGGGACGTCGAGGAGAACGACGCGGCGTCCTGGTTGCCGGAAGGAGCCGAGTCGACCCAGGTCGTCGAGCTGGAAGAGCAGTTCCGCACGGACGAGACGGCGCTCGCGGTCGTCATCTACGAACGCGCGGGAGGCATCACCGCCGAGGACCGCGCCAAGGCCGCCTCCGACGCCGCCGCACTGCAGAACCTGCCCGGCGCCCAGAAGGTGCAGGGGCCGATTCCGTCCGAGGACGGCAAAGCGCTTCAGACGCTCGTGCCGCTCACGGACGAGGACTTCGTCAAGGCCGTCGACGAAGCGCGCGACCTCGTCCAGCGCGGTCCTCCCGGACTCTCCGCGCACGTCACGGGACCCGCCGGAGGCGCCGCCGACCAGATCAAGGTCTTCGACACCATCGACGGGTTCCTGCTCATGGCCGCGGGGTCCGTCGTCATCGTCCTGCTGCTCATCATCTACCGCAGCCCCATGCTGTGGTTCGTCCCCGTACTGAGCGCCCTCTTCGCACTGGGGCTGGCCCAGGCGTTCGTGTATCTGCTCGCCAAGTACGGGGACCTCACCGTCAACGGCCAGAGCGCCGGCATCCTCACCGTCCTGGTCTTCGGGGTCGCGACCGACTACGCACTACTGCTCGTCGCCCGCTACAGGGAGGAACTCCACCGGCACGAGGATCGCCATGAGGCCATGGCCTACGCGCTCCACCGTGCCGCGCCCGCCATCATCGCGTCCGCCGCGACCGTCGCCGCCGGGCTGCTGTGCCTGACGCTCGCCGAAATGAACTCCACCGCGGGGATGGGGCCGGTGGCCGCCGCGGGCATCCTCACCGCGCTCGCCGCGATGACCACCCTCCTGCCCGCGCTGCTCGTCATCTGCGGCCGCTGGCTGTTCTGGCCGCTGATCCCCCGCTACGACGCCAAGTACCTGCGGCCGGAGGCGTACGACGCCGAGCACGGCATCTGGAGCCGCGTCGCAGCCTTCGTCAGCAGGCGTCCGCGCGCGCTCTGGGCCGCCACCATGCTCGGCCTGGTCGTCCTCAGCCTCGGCCTGGGGTCGCTCAAGGCCGACGGGCTCACGGAAGCGGGAATGTTCACCGGACGTCCCGACTCGGTGAAGGGCATGGAGGCCGTCGCCCGGCACTACCCCGCCGGATCGGGCTCGCCCGCCGTCGTCATCGGCTCGGCGTCGGCGTCCGACGAGATCGCCGCGGCCGTCCGCGGCACGCCCGGCGTCGCCGAAGTCGGGCCGCCCGCCACCGCGGACGGCCTGGTCAAGTACGAGGCGACGCTCAAGGACCCGGCCGACAGCGCCGCCGCGCGCACGACCGTCGACCGGCTCCGCGACGCGGTGCACGACGTCCCGTCCGCGGACGCCAAGGTCGGCGGCACCACCGCGACGAACCTGGACGTCGAACGGGCCTCCGAGCGCGACAACCTGGTCATCATCCCGATCGTGCTGGGCGTGGTGTTCCTGATCCTCGTCGCGCTGCTGCGCGCCCTGGTCGCGCCGCTGCTGATGATGGGAACCGTCGTGCTGTCGTTCCTGGCGTCGCTCGGCGCCTGCGCGCTGATCTTCGAGCACGGGTTCGGCTTCGAGGGGGCCGATCCCGGGTTCCCGCTGCTGGCCTTCATCTTCCTGGTCGCGCTGGGCGTCGACTACAACATCTTCCTGATGCACCGCGTCCGGGAGGAGTCGCAGGTCCTCGGCACCCGCCGCGGCATCCAGCGCGGGCTCACCGTCACCGGCGGGGTCATCACCTCGGCGGGGCTGGTCCTGGCGGCGACGTTCGCGTCCATGGTCACGCTGCCGCTGGTGTTCATGGTCGAGATGGGCTTCGCGGTCGCGTTCGGCGTGCTGCTCGACACGTTCGTCGTCCGGTCGCTGCTGCTGCCCGCCCTTTCGCACGACCTCGGATCGCGCATCTGGGCGCCGGGCCGGCTCGCGAAGGAGGAGCCGGCCTCCGACCAGCCGAAGGTGCTCGACCCGGTCGGCTGA